The following coding sequences are from one Mycolicibacterium aichiense window:
- a CDS encoding multidrug effflux MFS transporter, giving the protein MTTATRDAQTHETAISPWLLVVLALLNAVAPVATDLYLPAFPEMTAELQASATAVQLTLTAFLLGLTFGQLLFGPLSDRLGRRNPLIVGALLCVLASVVAATAPNIAILIAARFAQGFTGAAGMVIGRAVISDLAVGKSAGRAFSLMMIVGGVAPVVAPFAGGLLVGPAGWRGILWVVCGLTVAMLVATVAVVRESHPAHRRAELKADAAQGISPWTALRSRAYIANTLAFAFGFSVMMAYISASPFVYQVMVGLTPTQYGVAFGINALGIVSVSSLSARLNQRIATAKLLGVGLGLTMAATLVLLGLVLTGAPAWLIPIPIFVAVASQGLILGNATALALAAVPRAAGTGSAGLGALQFGLGAAVSPLVSLGGEHTALPLAIVMVTLAVLALAAFLVGRRAS; this is encoded by the coding sequence ATGACGACCGCCACCCGGGACGCCCAGACCCACGAGACCGCCATCTCGCCGTGGCTGCTGGTGGTACTTGCCCTGCTCAATGCGGTCGCACCGGTCGCCACCGACCTCTATCTGCCCGCCTTCCCCGAGATGACTGCCGAACTGCAGGCCAGCGCCACGGCCGTGCAGCTGACCCTGACGGCGTTCCTGCTCGGGCTGACGTTCGGTCAATTGCTGTTCGGCCCCCTCTCTGACCGGCTCGGCCGACGCAACCCGCTGATCGTCGGCGCGCTGCTGTGCGTGCTGGCCAGCGTCGTCGCCGCCACAGCCCCCAACATCGCCATCCTCATCGCAGCCCGGTTCGCTCAAGGCTTCACCGGTGCCGCGGGCATGGTCATCGGTCGCGCGGTGATCTCCGACCTCGCTGTCGGCAAAAGCGCCGGGCGGGCGTTCAGCTTGATGATGATCGTCGGCGGCGTGGCGCCGGTGGTCGCACCGTTCGCCGGCGGACTGCTGGTCGGCCCGGCCGGCTGGCGCGGCATCCTCTGGGTCGTCTGCGGCCTCACGGTGGCCATGCTGGTCGCAACCGTGGCCGTGGTGCGCGAGTCACACCCCGCTCATCGCCGAGCCGAATTGAAAGCCGATGCTGCGCAGGGCATCTCACCGTGGACAGCACTACGATCCCGGGCCTACATCGCCAACACGCTGGCCTTCGCATTCGGCTTCTCGGTGATGATGGCCTACATCTCGGCCTCACCGTTCGTCTACCAGGTGATGGTCGGGCTCACCCCGACGCAGTACGGCGTCGCGTTCGGCATCAACGCACTGGGCATCGTCAGCGTCAGCTCGCTGTCGGCGCGGCTGAACCAGCGCATCGCCACCGCGAAGCTGCTGGGTGTGGGTCTGGGCCTGACCATGGCGGCCACGCTGGTCCTCCTCGGCCTGGTCCTCACCGGGGCACCGGCATGGTTGATTCCCATCCCGATCTTCGTGGCCGTCGCATCCCAGGGCCTGATCCTCGGCAATGCCACCGCGCTGGCCCTTGCCGCCGTCCCCCGCGCGGCAGGCACGGGGTCGGCCGGCCTCGGCGCGCTGCAGTTCGGACTCGGCGCCGCCGTCTCACCCCTGGTCAGCCTGGGCGGAGAGCACACCGCCCTGCCGCTGGCAATCGTGATGGTGACCCTGGCGGTGCTGGCGCTGGCTGCCTTCCTCGTCGGCCGCCGGGCCAGCTGA
- a CDS encoding glycoside hydrolase family 15 protein has translation MVLQAQPAGENTDAVRVQAPLSVTAPVPYASPAALRNPFPPIADYGFLSDCENTCLISSAGAVEWLCVPRPDSPSVFGAILDRGAGHFRLGPYGVSVPAARRYLPGSLILETTWQTHTGWLIVREALVMGPWHDIETRSRTHRRTPMDWDAEHILLRTVRCVSGTVEVVMNCEPSFDYGRVNAAWEYSANAYGEAIARARTDPDANPTLRLTTNLRIGLEGREARARTRLKEGDNVFVALSWSKHPAPQTYEEAADKMWQTSEAWRQWINIGDFPDHPWRSYLQRSALTLKGLTYSPTGALLAASTTSLPETPQGERNWDYRYAWVRDSTFALWGLYTLGLDREADDFFAFIADVSGANNGERHPLQVMYAVGGERELVEEELHHLSGYDNARPVRIGNGAYNQMQHDIWGTMLDSVYLHAKSREQISDQLWPVLKEQVEEAIKHWKEPDRGIWEVRGEPQHFTSSKVMCWVALDRGSKLAELVGEKSYAQQWRAIAEEIKADILTHGVDDRGVLTQRYGDDALDASLLLVPLVRFLPSDDPRVRATVLAIADELTEDGLVLRYRVEETDDGLSGEEGSFTICSFWLVSALVEIGEVSRARHLCERLLSFASPLHLYAEEIEPRTGRHLGNFPQAFTHLALINAVVHVIRAEEEADSTGVFQPANAPM, from the coding sequence ATGGTCCTCCAAGCCCAGCCAGCCGGTGAGAACACCGACGCCGTGCGCGTCCAGGCGCCGTTGTCCGTGACCGCCCCGGTGCCTTATGCCTCGCCGGCTGCGCTGCGCAACCCGTTCCCGCCGATCGCGGACTACGGCTTCCTGTCCGACTGCGAGAACACCTGCCTGATCTCGTCGGCGGGCGCCGTCGAGTGGCTGTGCGTTCCCCGGCCGGACTCCCCCAGCGTGTTCGGAGCGATCCTGGACCGCGGCGCCGGGCACTTCCGGCTGGGCCCCTACGGGGTGTCGGTTCCGGCAGCCCGCCGCTATCTGCCCGGCAGCCTCATCCTGGAGACCACCTGGCAGACGCACACCGGCTGGCTGATCGTTCGTGAAGCACTCGTGATGGGCCCCTGGCACGACATCGAAACCCGGTCGCGGACGCACCGGCGCACACCGATGGACTGGGATGCCGAGCACATCCTGCTGCGCACGGTGCGCTGTGTGAGCGGCACGGTCGAGGTGGTGATGAACTGCGAGCCGTCCTTCGACTACGGCCGGGTCAATGCCGCCTGGGAGTACTCGGCCAATGCCTACGGCGAGGCGATCGCGCGGGCCAGGACGGATCCCGACGCGAATCCCACGCTGCGGCTGACCACGAACCTGCGCATCGGCCTCGAGGGCCGCGAAGCCCGCGCCCGCACCCGGCTCAAGGAAGGCGACAACGTCTTCGTCGCGCTGTCCTGGTCGAAGCACCCGGCGCCGCAGACGTACGAAGAAGCCGCCGACAAGATGTGGCAGACCAGCGAGGCGTGGCGCCAGTGGATCAACATCGGCGATTTCCCCGACCATCCGTGGCGGTCGTATCTGCAGCGCAGCGCGCTCACACTCAAGGGTCTGACGTATTCACCGACCGGGGCGCTGCTGGCCGCGTCCACCACGTCGCTTCCGGAAACGCCTCAGGGTGAACGCAACTGGGACTACCGCTACGCCTGGGTGCGGGACTCGACGTTCGCGTTGTGGGGCCTCTACACCCTCGGCCTGGACCGCGAGGCCGACGACTTCTTTGCCTTCATCGCCGACGTGTCGGGAGCCAACAATGGCGAACGGCACCCGCTGCAGGTGATGTACGCCGTCGGCGGGGAGCGCGAACTGGTCGAGGAAGAGCTTCACCACCTCTCCGGCTACGACAACGCCAGGCCGGTGCGCATCGGCAACGGTGCGTACAACCAGATGCAGCACGACATTTGGGGCACCATGCTGGACTCGGTGTATCTGCACGCCAAGTCGCGCGAGCAGATCTCCGATCAGCTGTGGCCGGTACTCAAGGAGCAGGTCGAAGAGGCGATCAAACACTGGAAGGAACCCGACCGGGGCATCTGGGAAGTGCGCGGCGAACCGCAGCACTTCACCTCGTCGAAGGTGATGTGCTGGGTGGCGCTCGATCGCGGCTCCAAGCTGGCCGAGCTGGTCGGCGAGAAGAGCTACGCGCAGCAGTGGCGGGCGATCGCCGAGGAGATCAAGGCCGACATCCTGACGCACGGCGTCGACGACCGCGGCGTGCTCACCCAGCGCTACGGCGACGACGCCCTGGACGCGTCACTGCTGTTGGTGCCGTTGGTGCGGTTCCTGCCGTCCGACGACCCGCGGGTGCGGGCCACCGTGCTGGCGATCGCCGACGAGCTCACCGAGGACGGGCTGGTACTGCGCTACCGCGTCGAGGAGACCGACGACGGCCTATCCGGCGAGGAGGGGTCGTTCACGATCTGCTCGTTCTGGCTGGTGTCTGCGCTGGTCGAGATCGGCGAGGTCAGCCGGGCCCGGCATCTGTGCGAGCGGCTGCTGTCCTTTGCCAGCCCGCTGCATCTGTACGCCGAGGAGATCGAACCGCGCACCGGCCGGCACCTGGGTAACTTCCCGCAGGCGTTCACCCACCTGGCGTTGATCAATGCCGTGGTGCACGTGATCCGCGCCGAGGAAGAGGCCGACAGCACCGGGGTGTTCCAGCCGGCCAACGCCCCGATGTAG
- a CDS encoding TetR/AcrR family transcriptional regulator has translation MTQIRAIGRPRNNADSAATTSPRTEIVNAATRLFSEKGYAQTTMSDIARAVGLQQSSLYYWFRNKEQLLGEALLVNRAPLTFIAEVGAGSGSPAVKLYRLLRFDTIQLALSPIDFNEIQRIAHDQRADFHQFWTDYERLKDWVADLIGAAIAEGKFIDCDREETAGLLLNFDEGAQKRTRLHIDEGDRVAEAVRVAEQVAIISVRGLLKRPSEIGRITSAAAQFDDAAVATAGFTPAPMTPNSDQ, from the coding sequence ATGACGCAGATTCGGGCGATCGGACGGCCCCGTAACAACGCCGATTCGGCGGCGACGACTTCGCCACGCACCGAGATCGTCAATGCGGCGACCCGGCTGTTCTCCGAAAAAGGTTATGCGCAAACCACGATGAGCGACATCGCACGCGCCGTCGGCCTGCAGCAGTCGTCGCTGTACTACTGGTTCCGCAACAAGGAGCAGCTGCTGGGGGAGGCGCTGCTGGTGAACCGCGCGCCGCTGACGTTCATCGCCGAAGTCGGTGCCGGTTCGGGATCGCCGGCAGTCAAGCTCTACCGGCTGTTGCGGTTCGACACCATCCAGTTGGCGCTCTCGCCGATCGACTTCAACGAGATCCAGCGCATCGCTCATGACCAGCGGGCCGACTTCCATCAGTTCTGGACCGACTACGAACGGCTCAAAGACTGGGTGGCTGACCTCATCGGTGCGGCGATCGCGGAGGGCAAGTTCATCGACTGCGACCGGGAGGAAACGGCCGGGTTGCTGCTGAACTTCGACGAGGGTGCCCAGAAGCGGACCCGCCTGCACATCGACGAGGGCGACCGGGTGGCCGAGGCGGTCCGGGTCGCCGAGCAGGTCGCCATCATCTCGGTTCGTGGACTGCTCAAGCGGCCCAGCGAGATCGGCCGGATCACTTCTGCGGCTGCACAATTCGATGACGCCGCCGTCGCGACCGCCGGCTTCACTCCCGCGCCGATGACACCCAATTCGGATCAATAG
- a CDS encoding sensor domain-containing protein, translating into MLAGCTSTVDGSAARQDQTVVLRDLSEVLPTGAEVSRAAGNPLSDSESPTVGGIDALPNGIRDNAAANPIECLGPATPFMRVVYEVGDVRRAAWQEFSNFGGGQTVSSVDAGVVQFASDTEAQRMFGAFVSQWKACEGATVRSALPGPGGAEMRQKVTDVRVDGPMLSATVVNSDNQGDATFPTERAIGLAADCVVDVDAAVTGGQRRSADRASSLAATMLDKVAHGR; encoded by the coding sequence GTGCTCGCGGGCTGTACGAGCACGGTCGACGGATCTGCGGCGCGCCAGGACCAGACCGTCGTCCTGCGCGATCTGTCCGAGGTGCTGCCCACCGGCGCGGAGGTGAGCCGGGCAGCAGGAAATCCGTTGTCCGACAGTGAATCTCCAACCGTCGGTGGGATCGACGCCCTGCCCAACGGAATTCGCGACAATGCCGCCGCCAACCCCATCGAATGTCTGGGGCCGGCGACGCCCTTCATGCGCGTGGTGTACGAGGTGGGTGACGTGCGCCGGGCGGCCTGGCAGGAATTCTCGAACTTCGGTGGCGGCCAGACCGTGTCCAGCGTGGATGCCGGCGTTGTCCAATTCGCTTCCGACACCGAGGCGCAACGGATGTTCGGTGCTTTCGTCAGCCAATGGAAAGCGTGCGAAGGCGCGACGGTGCGCTCCGCGCTGCCCGGTCCCGGGGGCGCCGAGATGCGGCAGAAGGTCACCGACGTCAGAGTCGATGGTCCGATGTTGTCGGCGACGGTGGTCAACTCGGACAATCAGGGGGATGCGACATTCCCCACCGAGCGCGCCATCGGGCTGGCGGCCGATTGCGTGGTGGACGTGGACGCCGCGGTCACCGGCGGTCAGCGACGGTCAGCGGACCGGGCATCCAGCTTGGCCGCAACCATGCTGGACAAGGTCGCCCACGGACGATGA
- a CDS encoding MarR family winged helix-turn-helix transcriptional regulator, which yields MDGELADLAEAIIGVARELKLGDYADVVELTASEAHVMRHIDHHPGVTPSDLARATGLQRSNMSTALRSLENRGFVERRADPHDARGVNLYPTDRAADNLKRLRRQWAQLMESGLRGDRQGAMAAKALLERVEAALMDDRLG from the coding sequence ATGGATGGTGAGTTGGCCGATCTCGCCGAGGCGATCATCGGAGTGGCCCGGGAGCTCAAGCTCGGTGATTACGCCGACGTCGTCGAGTTGACGGCGTCGGAAGCGCACGTGATGCGCCATATCGACCACCATCCGGGCGTCACGCCCAGCGACCTCGCCCGGGCAACCGGCCTGCAGCGCAGCAATATGTCCACCGCGTTGCGGAGCCTGGAGAATCGCGGCTTCGTCGAACGCCGCGCCGATCCGCATGACGCGCGCGGCGTGAATCTGTACCCGACCGATCGGGCCGCCGACAACCTCAAGCGCCTGCGTCGGCAATGGGCTCAGCTCATGGAAAGCGGCCTGCGGGGAGATCGGCAGGGTGCGATGGCCGCCAAGGCGCTCCTCGAACGGGTCGAGGCGGCGTTGATGGATGACCGGCTGGGGTGA
- a CDS encoding sensor domain-containing protein yields the protein MLVFCAALVVSALLSGCVSTVGGTALRGDSADLEMFDVPTLTESDLDRVLLTAGEVNGIMGATGIRMTASSQNMSDNSDGVSDVDCLAAIYGAEQMVYQGSGWSAVRDQVLQEPTTDNEHWVEQIAVLYPSSEKATAFVEKSRTTWQKCGGTSIDIDNSDVHSTWRIDTADVSGDILTQVSTQRNAGGWGCQHALTSASNVVVEAWACSNSIDDEARAIAADMIKNAAKK from the coding sequence ATGCTGGTGTTCTGCGCCGCCCTTGTGGTCAGCGCGCTGCTGTCCGGATGTGTGTCCACCGTCGGGGGCACGGCACTGCGCGGCGATAGCGCCGATCTCGAGATGTTCGACGTCCCCACCCTCACCGAGTCCGACCTCGACCGGGTGCTGCTGACTGCGGGCGAGGTGAACGGCATCATGGGTGCCACCGGGATCCGGATGACCGCGTCCTCGCAAAACATGAGCGACAACTCCGACGGAGTGTCGGACGTCGACTGCCTTGCGGCGATCTACGGTGCCGAACAGATGGTGTACCAAGGCAGCGGCTGGTCCGCGGTCCGTGACCAGGTGCTCCAGGAGCCGACAACCGACAACGAGCACTGGGTCGAGCAGATCGCGGTGCTCTACCCGTCGAGTGAGAAGGCGACGGCGTTTGTCGAGAAGTCCCGCACCACGTGGCAGAAGTGCGGAGGCACGTCGATCGACATCGACAACTCCGACGTGCACTCCACCTGGAGGATCGACACCGCGGATGTGAGCGGCGACATCCTGACCCAGGTCTCCACTCAGCGCAACGCCGGCGGATGGGGCTGCCAGCACGCCCTGACCTCGGCGTCCAACGTGGTGGTCGAGGCTTGGGCGTGTAGTAATTCCATCGACGACGAGGCCAGGGCCATCGCCGCGGACATGATCAAGAATGCGGCGAAGAAGTAA
- a CDS encoding creatininase family protein — protein MSNRWEDLNSVQIAHRLSADPDTVALIPVGATEQHGPHLPVGTDTIMATAVAEAAAGEHALVLPAIAFGASFFHGTALPGTVAFDGDQTATAAVRVAEACADSGVRRVLFVNGHVGNSAPLWLACDRFRRHHPDRRIGVMQWWDLTPDIARRATEDALDWHANAAETSLMLAVRPELVDVDAMRDADDPDRTAGTVFRYPVQQVSTNGVTGYPSRASKAYGLQLWADVVAAARDVVMRAHSEVPPLG, from the coding sequence ATGAGCAACCGCTGGGAAGACCTCAACTCGGTGCAGATCGCCCACCGGCTTTCCGCCGACCCCGACACGGTGGCGCTGATTCCCGTCGGCGCCACCGAACAGCACGGGCCCCATCTGCCGGTGGGCACCGACACGATCATGGCCACCGCCGTCGCCGAGGCGGCGGCCGGTGAGCACGCTCTGGTGTTGCCCGCGATCGCATTCGGCGCCAGCTTCTTTCACGGCACCGCGCTGCCGGGCACGGTGGCGTTCGACGGGGACCAGACCGCGACGGCGGCAGTGCGGGTCGCCGAGGCCTGTGCGGACTCCGGCGTGCGCCGCGTCCTGTTCGTCAATGGTCACGTCGGCAACAGCGCGCCATTGTGGTTGGCCTGCGACCGATTCCGCAGACACCATCCCGACCGCCGCATCGGCGTCATGCAATGGTGGGACCTGACACCCGACATTGCCCGGCGAGCCACCGAGGACGCGCTCGACTGGCACGCCAATGCCGCGGAAACCTCGCTGATGCTGGCGGTTCGGCCCGAACTCGTGGACGTCGACGCGATGCGCGATGCCGACGATCCCGACCGCACCGCGGGCACGGTGTTCCGCTACCCCGTCCAGCAGGTCTCCACCAACGGAGTGACCGGGTACCCGTCGCGGGCGTCGAAGGCCTACGGTCTGCAGTTGTGGGCGGACGTCGTGGCCGCGGCCCGCGACGTGGTGATGCGCGCGCACAGTGAAGTCCCACCGCTGGGATGA
- a CDS encoding aldo/keto reductase: MGTLPKTELGDGLTVSAIGFGGMALTPVYGAVDDTESLATLNHCLDVGMTFIDTANVYGGGANERLIGQVLAGRRDEVTLATKFGIDGDPTTGKLAARGDAEYVRRCVDESLGRLGTDVIDLYYMHRRDVSLPIEETVGAMAELVTAGKVRHLGLSEVTADELRAAAAVHPIAAVQSEWSIWSRDVERHVVPAAAELGVGFVPYSPLGRGFLTGTIRSVADLSSAGDFRSRIPRFADDVLDANLAVVQVVTSIADEVGATPAQVALAWLRQRAEVLGVASVPIPGTRRAARVDENAASLSVQLNPDQMVALEAAGASVSGHRSIDPNWVSSARE; this comes from the coding sequence ATGGGCACCTTGCCGAAGACGGAGTTGGGCGACGGCTTGACGGTCAGCGCGATCGGGTTCGGCGGCATGGCGCTGACGCCGGTCTACGGCGCGGTGGACGACACCGAGTCACTGGCGACGCTGAACCACTGCCTCGATGTCGGGATGACCTTCATCGACACCGCCAACGTGTACGGCGGCGGCGCCAACGAGCGACTGATCGGCCAGGTACTGGCCGGCCGGCGCGACGAGGTCACGCTGGCGACGAAGTTCGGGATCGACGGCGACCCGACGACCGGCAAGCTCGCGGCCCGCGGTGATGCGGAGTACGTGCGGCGCTGCGTCGACGAGAGCCTGGGCCGGCTCGGCACCGACGTGATCGACTTGTATTACATGCACCGTCGCGACGTGTCGCTGCCGATCGAGGAGACCGTCGGCGCCATGGCCGAGTTGGTCACGGCGGGCAAGGTGCGCCACCTCGGGCTGTCGGAGGTGACCGCTGACGAGTTGCGCGCCGCGGCTGCCGTACACCCGATCGCCGCGGTGCAGAGCGAATGGTCGATCTGGAGCCGCGACGTCGAACGCCACGTGGTGCCGGCTGCTGCCGAACTCGGCGTCGGCTTCGTGCCGTATTCGCCACTGGGGCGCGGATTCCTCACCGGGACCATCCGGTCGGTAGCCGACCTCTCCTCGGCCGGTGACTTCCGCAGCCGCATCCCACGCTTCGCCGATGATGTCTTGGACGCCAATCTTGCTGTGGTGCAGGTGGTCACCTCGATCGCCGACGAAGTGGGCGCGACGCCCGCGCAGGTGGCGCTGGCATGGCTGCGGCAGCGCGCCGAGGTCCTCGGTGTGGCGTCGGTGCCGATCCCGGGCACGCGGCGCGCAGCACGCGTCGACGAGAACGCCGCGTCGCTGTCGGTGCAGCTCAATCCCGATCAAATGGTGGCCCTGGAGGCTGCCGGCGCGAGCGTGTCCGGCCACCGGTCTATTGATCCGAATTGGGTGTCATCGGCGCGGGAGTGA
- a CDS encoding CBS domain-containing protein: protein MRIADILRSKGTTVATVTETTTVTGLLAELVIHNIGAMVVVGRDGGVVGIVSERDVVRTLHDHGPDLLRSAVADIMSKVLVTCSPDDQIDDLSALMTNNRVRHVPVMQGGRLVGIVSIGDVVKNRMEQLQAEQQHLQAYITQGG from the coding sequence ATGCGTATCGCCGACATCCTTCGCAGTAAGGGAACGACGGTGGCCACGGTCACCGAGACCACCACGGTCACCGGATTGCTGGCCGAGCTGGTCATCCACAACATCGGCGCGATGGTCGTCGTCGGCCGCGACGGCGGCGTGGTGGGCATCGTCTCGGAGCGCGACGTAGTGCGCACGCTGCACGATCACGGCCCGGACCTGCTCCGCAGCGCGGTCGCCGACATCATGAGCAAGGTCCTGGTGACGTGCTCGCCCGACGACCAGATCGACGACCTGAGCGCGCTGATGACCAACAACCGGGTGCGCCACGTCCCGGTGATGCAGGGCGGGCGACTGGTCGGCATCGTCAGCATCGGGGACGTGGTGAAGAACCGGATGGAGCAGCTGCAGGCCGAGCAGCAGCATCTGCAGGCCTACATCACCCAGGGCGGCTAG
- a CDS encoding type II toxin-antitoxin system PemK/MazF family toxin, with translation MASQWRTFQRLAEHLVFNEAPKFIRQLPIPQAVPRTIQQGLKLGLEVLVASTTPIDQPAAITAGRPVTDNSVPTAHRARRLVYAPDLDGRADPGEVVWTWVVYEDDPTKGKDRPVLVVGRDRRTLLGLMLSSQAHHAGDRNWIAIGSGGWDYDGRPSWVRLDRVLDVPEEGIRREGAILDQSTFELVAARLRAEYSWS, from the coding sequence ATGGCGTCGCAGTGGAGGACGTTTCAGAGACTCGCGGAGCACCTCGTCTTCAACGAGGCGCCCAAGTTCATTCGACAGTTGCCGATACCCCAGGCCGTACCGCGGACCATCCAGCAGGGCCTCAAGCTGGGCCTCGAAGTCCTGGTGGCCAGCACCACCCCGATCGACCAGCCCGCCGCGATCACCGCGGGCCGCCCGGTCACGGACAACAGTGTCCCGACCGCGCATCGCGCCCGCCGGCTGGTCTACGCACCCGACCTTGACGGCCGGGCTGACCCCGGCGAGGTGGTGTGGACCTGGGTGGTCTACGAGGACGACCCGACCAAGGGCAAGGACCGCCCGGTGCTGGTCGTCGGCCGGGACCGCCGGACCCTGCTGGGTCTGATGCTGTCCAGCCAGGCCCACCACGCCGGGGACCGCAACTGGATCGCGATCGGCTCGGGCGGTTGGGACTACGACGGCCGCCCCAGCTGGGTACGGCTGGACCGGGTGCTCGACGTTCCCGAAGAGGGCATCCGTCGCGAGGGCGCGATTCTGGATCAGTCCACCTTCGAGTTGGTCGCGGCTCGGCTGCGCGCCGAATACTCCTGGAGCTAG
- the lepA gene encoding translation elongation factor 4, producing MSIGGSRQRCGARLCPAGLNSIRWTDPRVPSNHHPSRRFPISSFADKTFTAPAQIRNFCIIAHIDHGKSTLADRMLGITGVVADRDMRAQYLDRMDIERERGITIKAQNVRLPWKVGDTDYVLHLIDTPGHVDFTYEVSRALEACEGAVLLVDAAQGIEAQTLANLYLALDRDLTIIPVLNKIDLPAADPDRYAGEIAHIIGCEPSDVLRVSGKTGEGVPELLDEVVRLIPAPVGDADAPARAMIFDSVYDIYRGVVTYVRVVDGKLNPRERIKMMSTGATHELLEVGIVSPEPKPSDGLGVGEVGYLITGVKDVRQSKVGDTVTTARHGATEALTGYREPKPMVYSGLYPVDGSDYPNLREALDKLQLNDAALTYEPETSVALGFGFRCGFLGLLHMEITRERLEREFDLDLISTSPNVVYRVIKDDGTELIVTNPSDWPEGKVREVYEPVVKCTLIAPSEFIGTIMELCQSRRGELGGMDYLSPERVELRYTMPLGEIIFDFFDALKSRTRGYASLDYEESGEQEAALVKVDILLQGEAVDAFSAIVHKDSAQAYGNKMTTKLKELIPRQQFEVPVQAAIGSKIIARENIRAIRKDVLAKCYGGDITRKRKLLEKQKEGKKRMKTIGRVDVPQEAFVAALSTDGGDKAGDKAKK from the coding sequence ATGAGCATAGGCGGATCGCGACAGCGTTGCGGCGCGCGATTGTGTCCGGCCGGGCTGAACTCGATACGCTGGACAGACCCGAGGGTCCCCTCGAATCACCACCCGAGCAGGAGATTTCCCATCAGTAGCTTCGCCGACAAGACGTTCACTGCGCCGGCGCAGATTCGGAACTTCTGCATCATCGCTCACATCGATCATGGCAAGTCCACGCTGGCCGACCGGATGCTCGGCATCACCGGTGTGGTCGCCGACCGCGACATGCGCGCCCAGTACCTCGACCGGATGGATATCGAGCGCGAACGCGGCATCACGATCAAAGCGCAGAACGTGCGGCTGCCCTGGAAAGTCGGGGACACCGATTACGTCCTGCACCTGATCGACACCCCCGGTCACGTCGACTTCACCTACGAGGTGTCTCGCGCGCTGGAAGCCTGCGAGGGTGCGGTGTTGCTGGTCGACGCCGCCCAGGGCATCGAGGCACAGACCCTGGCGAACCTCTACCTCGCCCTGGACCGCGACCTGACGATCATCCCGGTGCTCAACAAGATCGATCTGCCCGCCGCCGACCCCGATCGCTACGCCGGCGAGATCGCGCACATCATCGGCTGCGAACCGAGCGATGTGCTGCGGGTGTCCGGTAAGACCGGTGAGGGTGTCCCGGAGCTGCTCGACGAGGTGGTCCGGCTGATCCCCGCGCCGGTCGGGGACGCCGACGCTCCGGCGCGAGCGATGATCTTCGACTCGGTCTACGACATCTACCGCGGCGTCGTGACCTACGTCCGAGTGGTCGACGGCAAGCTCAACCCGCGCGAGCGGATCAAGATGATGTCCACCGGCGCCACCCACGAACTGCTCGAGGTCGGGATCGTCTCGCCCGAACCAAAACCCAGCGACGGTCTTGGCGTCGGCGAGGTCGGCTACCTCATCACCGGTGTGAAGGATGTTCGGCAGTCCAAGGTCGGCGACACGGTGACGACGGCGCGGCACGGCGCCACCGAAGCGCTGACCGGGTACCGCGAACCCAAGCCGATGGTTTATTCGGGGCTGTATCCGGTCGACGGCTCGGATTATCCGAATCTGCGCGAGGCACTGGACAAGCTGCAGCTCAACGATGCGGCGCTGACCTACGAGCCGGAGACGTCGGTGGCGCTGGGCTTCGGGTTCCGCTGCGGCTTCCTCGGCCTGCTGCACATGGAGATCACCCGGGAACGGCTCGAGCGCGAGTTCGACCTGGATCTGATTTCCACCTCGCCGAACGTGGTCTACCGGGTGATCAAGGACGACGGCACCGAATTGATCGTGACCAATCCGTCGGACTGGCCGGAGGGCAAGGTTCGCGAGGTCTACGAGCCGGTGGTGAAATGCACGCTCATCGCGCCCAGCGAGTTCATCGGAACCATCATGGAGCTGTGCCAGTCGCGGCGCGGCGAACTCGGTGGCATGGACTACCTTTCGCCCGAACGCGTCGAGCTGCGTTACACGATGCCGTTGGGCGAGATCATCTTCGACTTCTTCGACGCGTTGAAATCGCGCACCCGTGGGTATGCCAGCCTGGACTATGAAGAGTCCGGTGAGCAGGAGGCGGCGCTGGTGAAGGTGGACATCCTGCTGCAAGGTGAGGCTGTCGACGCGTTCAGCGCGATCGTGCACAAGGATTCGGCGCAGGCCTACGGCAACAAGATGACCACCAAGCTCAAAGAGCTGATCCCGCGCCAGCAGTTCGAGGTGCCGGTGCAGGCGGCGATCGGCTCCAAAATCATTGCCCGCGAGAACATTCGGGCGATCCGCAAGGACGTTCTTGCCAAGTGCTACGGCGGTGACATCACCCGTAAGCGCAAGCTGCTGGAGAAGCAGAAAGAGGGCAAGAAGCGGATGAAGACGATCGGGCGGGTCGACGTTCCCCAGGAGGCGTTCGTCGCCGCGCTGTCCACCGACGGCGGCGACAAGGCCGGCGACAAGGCAAAGAAGTAG